Proteins encoded in a region of the Fundulus heteroclitus isolate FHET01 chromosome 2, MU-UCD_Fhet_4.1, whole genome shotgun sequence genome:
- the odf3b gene encoding outer dense fiber protein 3-B isoform X1 yields the protein MPVHSLKTMTSDELCVGPWRPHRPRRPIAALYGSPGPKYALPGLIGAFQHDPTKYKAPMFSFGARHEEANTSCSPGPTYLIPSNMTRMGRSVTPAFSLLGRPKQLQLSQVPGPGQYSPERSGKMTIRSAPAYSLFGRRRDRSTAHTPGPATYTLPPMLGHKTVVAPSAPNYTLQGRSKTASFHEDRNKTPGPAAYNVVDPYIYRQKPPQYSIKGRNFAPEENTKTPGPGAHYPERVTFTKAKAPSFTFGLRHSQYLAPLIVNQEE from the exons ATGCCAGTCCATTCACTCAAAACAATGACAAGTGATGAGCTTTGTGTTGGACCTTGGAGGCCCCACAGACCACGGAGACCTATTGCTGCTCTCTACGGGAGCCCGGGGCCCAAATATGCCCTTCCTGGGCTCATAG GTGCTTTTCAACATGACCCTACCAAATATAAAGCCCCAATGTTCTCCTTTGGTGCTCGGCATGAGGAAGCTAACACAAGCTGCTCTCCTGGACCAACATATCTAATCCCCTCGAACATGACCAGGATGGGCAGAAGTGTAACGCCTGCATTTTCTCTTCTTGGTCGACCTAAGCAGCTACAACTGTCCCAAGTACCTGGACCAG GCCAATATTCTCCAGAGCGTTCTGGAAAGATGACCATCCGTTCAGCTCCTGCTTATTCTCTATTTGGGAGAAGAAGAGATCGGAGCACTGCCCATACGCCag GTCCAGCCACCTACACTCTGCCACCCATGCTGGGCCATAAAACTGTAGTTGCACCCTCAGCACCCAACTACACACTTCAGGGCCGCAGTAAAACTGCAAGCTTCCATGAAGACCGTAACAAG ACTCCGGGTCCCGCGGCCTATAACGTTGTTGACCCCTATATTTATAGGCAGAAACCTCCACAATACAGCATAAAGGGCCGCAACTTTGCTCctgaagaaaacacaaagacacCAGGCCCAGGAGCACACTATCCTGAGAGG gtCACCTTTACAAAAGCAAAAGCTCCCAGTTTCACCTTTGGACTGCGTCATTCACAATACCTCGCTCCCCTTATTGTAAACCAAGAGGAATAA
- the rabl2 gene encoding RAB, member of RAS oncogene family-like 2, whose translation MADDVGSIPELDQKKYDADEQVKIICLGDSAVGKSKLMERFLLDEFRPQQLSTYALTLYKHKATVGSKTVAVDFWDTAGQERFQSMHPSYYHKAHACIMVFDVQRKITYKNLANWYKELREYRPEIPCCVVANKIDADLKVTQRSFSFAKKQGLPFYFVSAADGTNVVKMFREMIKRAVDYKLNPSDFMDEVMEELENFDLEKKEENSEADENGLRSESPELA comes from the exons ATGGCTGACGACGTCGGCAGCATCCCCGAACTGGACCAAAAGAAATACGATGCAGACGAACAAGTGAAGATCATCTGCCTGGGAGACAGCGCGGTTGGTAAATCAAA GCTGATGGAGCGGTTTCTTCTGGATGAGTT TCGCCCCCAGCAGCTGTCCACATATGCTTTGACTCTGTACAAACACAAGGCGACCGTAGGAAGCAAGACTGTTGCAGTTG ATTTCTGGGACACTGCTGGCCAGGAGAGGTTTCAGAGCATGCATCCCTCATACTATCACAAAGCTCATGCATGCATCATG GTTTTTGATGTGCAAAGGAAAATCACGTATAAGAATTTAGCCAACTGGTATAAAGAGCTAAGGGAGTACAGACCTGAGATTCCCTGTTGTGTTGTAGCCAACAAAATTGATG CCGACCTGAAGGTCACACAGAGAAGTTTTAGCTTCGCGAAGAAGCAGGGGCTTCCGTTTTACTTTGTCTCGGCAGCTGATGGGACCAATGTAGTTAAG ATGTTCAGAGAGATGATCAAGAGAGCGGTGGACTACAAGCTAAACCCCAGTGATTTCATGGATGAAGTGATGGAAGAATTAGAG AACTTTGACCTggagaagaaagaggaaaacTCGGAGGCTGATGAGAACGGGTTGAGGTCAGAAAGTCCGGAGTTGGCTTGA
- the odf3b gene encoding outer dense fiber protein 3-B isoform X3: MTSDELCVGPWRPHRPRRPIAALYGSPGPKYALPGLIANTSCSPGPTYLIPSNMTRMGRSVTPAFSLLGRPKQLQLSQVPGPGQYSPERSGKMTIRSAPAYSLFGRRRDRSTAHTPGPATYTLPPMLGHKTVVAPSAPNYTLQGRSKTASFHEDRNKTPGPAAYNVVDPYIYRQKPPQYSIKGRNFAPEENTKTPGPGAHYPERVTFTKAKAPSFTFGLRHSQYLAPLIVNQEE, translated from the exons ATGACAAGTGATGAGCTTTGTGTTGGACCTTGGAGGCCCCACAGACCACGGAGACCTATTGCTGCTCTCTACGGGAGCCCGGGGCCCAAATATGCCCTTCCTGGGCTCATAG CTAACACAAGCTGCTCTCCTGGACCAACATATCTAATCCCCTCGAACATGACCAGGATGGGCAGAAGTGTAACGCCTGCATTTTCTCTTCTTGGTCGACCTAAGCAGCTACAACTGTCCCAAGTACCTGGACCAG GCCAATATTCTCCAGAGCGTTCTGGAAAGATGACCATCCGTTCAGCTCCTGCTTATTCTCTATTTGGGAGAAGAAGAGATCGGAGCACTGCCCATACGCCag GTCCAGCCACCTACACTCTGCCACCCATGCTGGGCCATAAAACTGTAGTTGCACCCTCAGCACCCAACTACACACTTCAGGGCCGCAGTAAAACTGCAAGCTTCCATGAAGACCGTAACAAG ACTCCGGGTCCCGCGGCCTATAACGTTGTTGACCCCTATATTTATAGGCAGAAACCTCCACAATACAGCATAAAGGGCCGCAACTTTGCTCctgaagaaaacacaaagacacCAGGCCCAGGAGCACACTATCCTGAGAGG gtCACCTTTACAAAAGCAAAAGCTCCCAGTTTCACCTTTGGACTGCGTCATTCACAATACCTCGCTCCCCTTATTGTAAACCAAGAGGAATAA
- the odf3b gene encoding outer dense fiber protein 3-B isoform X2 — translation MTSDELCVGPWRPHRPRRPIAALYGSPGPKYALPGLIGAFQHDPTKYKAPMFSFGARHEEANTSCSPGPTYLIPSNMTRMGRSVTPAFSLLGRPKQLQLSQVPGPGQYSPERSGKMTIRSAPAYSLFGRRRDRSTAHTPGPATYTLPPMLGHKTVVAPSAPNYTLQGRSKTASFHEDRNKTPGPAAYNVVDPYIYRQKPPQYSIKGRNFAPEENTKTPGPGAHYPERVTFTKAKAPSFTFGLRHSQYLAPLIVNQEE, via the exons ATGACAAGTGATGAGCTTTGTGTTGGACCTTGGAGGCCCCACAGACCACGGAGACCTATTGCTGCTCTCTACGGGAGCCCGGGGCCCAAATATGCCCTTCCTGGGCTCATAG GTGCTTTTCAACATGACCCTACCAAATATAAAGCCCCAATGTTCTCCTTTGGTGCTCGGCATGAGGAAGCTAACACAAGCTGCTCTCCTGGACCAACATATCTAATCCCCTCGAACATGACCAGGATGGGCAGAAGTGTAACGCCTGCATTTTCTCTTCTTGGTCGACCTAAGCAGCTACAACTGTCCCAAGTACCTGGACCAG GCCAATATTCTCCAGAGCGTTCTGGAAAGATGACCATCCGTTCAGCTCCTGCTTATTCTCTATTTGGGAGAAGAAGAGATCGGAGCACTGCCCATACGCCag GTCCAGCCACCTACACTCTGCCACCCATGCTGGGCCATAAAACTGTAGTTGCACCCTCAGCACCCAACTACACACTTCAGGGCCGCAGTAAAACTGCAAGCTTCCATGAAGACCGTAACAAG ACTCCGGGTCCCGCGGCCTATAACGTTGTTGACCCCTATATTTATAGGCAGAAACCTCCACAATACAGCATAAAGGGCCGCAACTTTGCTCctgaagaaaacacaaagacacCAGGCCCAGGAGCACACTATCCTGAGAGG gtCACCTTTACAAAAGCAAAAGCTCCCAGTTTCACCTTTGGACTGCGTCATTCACAATACCTCGCTCCCCTTATTGTAAACCAAGAGGAATAA